A DNA window from Peromyscus leucopus breed LL Stock chromosome 3, UCI_PerLeu_2.1, whole genome shotgun sequence contains the following coding sequences:
- the Znf22 gene encoding zinc finger protein 22, translating into MRLGKPKGGISRSSGQGKAYENKRKTSRQPQKWGMTIRFDSGLSRRRRNVDEKPYKCTRCSKSFSQSSTLFQHQKIHTGKKSHKCADCGKSFFQSSNLIQHRRIHTGEKPYKCDECGERFKQSSNLIQHQRIHTGEKPYCCDECGRCFSQSSHLIQHQRTHTGEKPYQCEECDKCFSQSSHLRQHMKVHKEKKLPHKRGKNARAKTHPVSWKAGKGRKAVAGRRQVKGAASGLFKKKK; encoded by the coding sequence ATGAGGTTAGGAAAGCCTAAAGGGGGTATTTCTCGAAGCTCAGGCCAAGGCAAAGCCTATGAGAACAAGCGTAAGACATCTCGCCAGCCGCAGAAATGGGGGATGACCATTCGATTCGACTCAGGCTTGAGTAGACGGAGAAGAAACGTGGAtgagaagccttacaaatgcaCGAGATGTTCTAAGAGCTTCAGTCAGAGCTCCACTCTTTTTCAGCACCAGAAGATCCACACAGGGAAGAAATCCCATAAATGTGCTGATTGTGGGAAAAGTTTCTTTCAGAGTTCCAACCTCATTCAGCATCGGCGGATCCACACTGGGGAAAAGCCCTATAAGTGTGATGAGTGTGGAGAAAGGTTCAAACAGAGCTCAAATCTCATTCAGCACCAGAGGATCCACACGGGAGAGAAGCCCTACTGCTGTGATGAGTGTGGCAGGTGCTTCAGCCAGAGTTCCCACCTCATCCAGCACCAGAGAACCCACACGGGAGAGAAGCCCTACCAGTGTGAGGAGTGTGACAAGTGTTTCAGCCAGAGCTCTCATCTGAGGCAGCACATGAAGGTGCACAAAGAAAAGAAGCTGCCACACAAAAGGGGCAAAAATGCCAGGGCGAAAACTCACCCAGTGTCCTGGAAAGCCggtaaaggaaggaaggcagtggCTGGGCGCCGCCAGGTAAAGGGTGCCGCTtcaggtctttttaaaaagaaaaagtga